A single genomic interval of Candidatus Sulfotelmatobacter sp. harbors:
- a CDS encoding YceI family protein, whose product MKATTGLNVRGFMAALLLSVSVISATGSLAAAQDAGFQFDPAQSSVKFTLGDVLHTVRGNFHLKRGALQLDSVSGKISGEIVVDAASGESGSGMRDRKMHKEVLESERYPDISFRPDKIEGAVANPGKSAVRVHGVFNIHGMDREITVPAEVEMSGDHWAANVHFTVPYEKWGMKNPSTLFLRVSDSVEIDLHAAGDVVKPGVAKPPQ is encoded by the coding sequence ATGAAGGCGACCACTGGCTTGAACGTGCGCGGGTTCATGGCTGCGCTTCTGCTCAGCGTCAGCGTGATTTCGGCAACTGGCAGTTTAGCCGCGGCGCAGGACGCCGGGTTTCAGTTTGATCCCGCTCAAAGTTCAGTCAAGTTTACCCTGGGGGATGTGCTGCACACTGTGCGGGGAAATTTTCATTTGAAACGTGGAGCATTGCAACTCGATTCGGTTTCGGGAAAAATCTCCGGCGAGATTGTAGTCGACGCCGCCAGCGGCGAGAGTGGCAGCGGCATGCGCGACCGGAAGATGCACAAAGAAGTCTTGGAGAGCGAACGCTACCCCGATATTTCCTTTCGGCCCGATAAGATTGAAGGCGCCGTCGCGAACCCGGGAAAGTCTGCGGTGAGAGTGCACGGCGTGTTCAACATTCACGGGATGGATCGCGAGATTACGGTGCCGGCTGAGGTGGAAATGTCTGGCGATCATTGGGCAGCCAACGTTCACTTCACCGTTCCGTACGAAAAGTGGGGGATGAAAAATCCCAGCACGTTGTTTTTGCGAGTCAGCGACTCCGTGGAAATCGATCTGCACGCTGCGGGAGATGTCGTGAAGCCGGGCGTCGCCAAGCCGCCGCAGTAA
- a CDS encoding multidrug efflux RND transporter permease subunit, whose product MSISAPFIRRPIGTSLLAAALLLSGILAFNFLPVASLPKMDFPVISVGASLPGADPQTMASAVATPLERQFGRIAAVNQMTSSSQLGSTGIAMQFDLNRNIDAAARDVQASINAARSQLPSNLPSNPTYRKVNPADSPILLLALTSDTQTVPQMYDAADSILSQKLAQVNGVGQVFVWGASQPAVRAEVNPTLLNKLGVGLDTVRNALNAANANAPKGQVSNGTTSSSFTDTDQLFTADQYRPLIMSYNNGAPVRLGDVAQVEDSVADVRNLALINGKPGIIIPVFRQPGANIIDTVDRVRALMPYLQSSISPALKLSIASDRTITVRASVKEIERTLLISILLVILVVFVFLRTIRSTIIPSISVPLSLVGTFGGMYLLGYSLDNLSLMALAISTGFVVDDAIVVLENITRYIERGMDVVQATFKGAAEIGFTVVSMSTSLVAVFIPLLMMGGIVGRLFREFAVTLSMAIGVSLVVSLTTTPTMCAKFLRPSKSEKHNVFYRAGEWFFDGLLRVYSHALRWVLAHQPLTGVVTVGVAVLSIYLYTKVPTGFFPQQDTGRIQGTLIGAQDISFQSMSDKVKRYSGIVLKDPAVDTMAGFTGGGSALNQGRFFISLKPLEQRGPCHKQHFWEACHYVTADDVINRLRGKLAVVPGATLILQSQQELSIGGRWGNAQYQYTLQSANLDDLNNWAPRLLLKLKTLPELRDQNSDQQDKGLQAKLVIDRDTASRLGINAATLDNALYDAFGQRQVSTMYRPLNQYHVVMEVAPQFQQTPEALQNIYLRSTAGTPVPLAAFTHYEPSNTPLAVNHQGQLPSVTISFNLAPGISLGQATDAIEQAERTIGFPPSIQASFQGTAAAFQDSRSNMLILILTALGAVYIVLGMLYESYIHPITILSTIPSAGVGALLALLLTHNELNVIGMIGIILLIGLVKKNAIMMIDVALDVERSQGKKPVEAIYDACILRFRPIMMTTMAALLGGLPLALGTGTGSELHRPLGITIVGGLAVSQLLTLFTTPVVYVYLDRLRLALRGGKENLRPEASTHGDVHPSPAV is encoded by the coding sequence GATCAGTGTGGGAGCGTCGCTGCCGGGTGCGGACCCGCAGACGATGGCGTCGGCCGTCGCCACGCCGTTGGAACGCCAGTTCGGCCGGATTGCGGCGGTGAATCAGATGACTTCCTCGAGCCAACTGGGAAGCACCGGAATCGCGATGCAATTCGATCTGAACCGGAACATCGACGCTGCGGCTCGCGACGTACAGGCGTCCATCAATGCGGCGCGCAGCCAGCTTCCATCGAACCTGCCGAGCAATCCGACTTACCGCAAAGTAAATCCGGCGGACTCGCCCATTCTTCTGCTGGCTTTGACTTCGGACACGCAGACGGTGCCGCAAATGTACGACGCCGCCGACTCGATCCTGTCACAAAAGCTGGCGCAGGTGAACGGAGTGGGGCAAGTTTTTGTGTGGGGAGCGTCGCAGCCGGCGGTGCGCGCAGAGGTCAATCCAACCCTTCTCAACAAGCTTGGGGTTGGGCTCGACACGGTTCGAAACGCTCTCAATGCCGCGAACGCCAACGCTCCCAAGGGCCAGGTTTCCAACGGCACGACGTCTTCCTCCTTCACCGATACGGACCAACTGTTCACCGCGGACCAGTACCGCCCGCTGATCATGTCTTACAACAATGGAGCGCCGGTGCGACTCGGGGATGTGGCGCAGGTTGAGGACTCGGTGGCGGACGTGCGAAACCTTGCCTTGATCAACGGCAAACCGGGCATCATCATACCTGTGTTCCGGCAGCCAGGCGCCAACATCATCGACACGGTGGACCGGGTGCGGGCATTGATGCCCTATCTGCAATCCTCGATCTCGCCGGCACTCAAACTTTCGATTGCGAGCGACCGAACGATCACGGTGCGAGCCTCGGTAAAGGAAATCGAGCGGACCCTGCTGATTTCGATACTGCTCGTGATTTTGGTCGTATTCGTGTTTCTGCGTACGATACGCTCGACGATCATTCCAAGCATCTCCGTGCCGCTTTCGCTGGTGGGCACCTTCGGCGGGATGTATCTGCTGGGCTACAGCCTGGATAATCTGTCGCTGATGGCGCTGGCGATTTCGACCGGATTCGTGGTGGATGACGCGATCGTGGTGCTGGAGAACATCACACGTTACATCGAGCGCGGCATGGACGTTGTGCAAGCAACGTTCAAAGGGGCGGCGGAGATCGGATTCACGGTGGTCTCGATGAGCACGTCGCTGGTGGCCGTGTTCATTCCGCTGCTGATGATGGGCGGAATTGTAGGACGGCTGTTCCGCGAGTTCGCGGTGACGCTAAGCATGGCCATTGGAGTTTCGCTGGTGGTTTCGCTAACCACCACGCCGACTATGTGTGCGAAGTTCCTGCGGCCATCGAAGTCGGAAAAACACAACGTCTTTTACCGCGCCGGCGAGTGGTTTTTCGACGGGCTTCTGCGAGTCTATTCCCATGCCCTGAGGTGGGTGCTGGCGCACCAGCCGCTAACCGGGGTGGTAACGGTCGGAGTAGCCGTGCTGAGCATTTACCTTTACACCAAGGTGCCCACAGGATTCTTTCCGCAGCAGGACACCGGCCGCATTCAGGGCACGCTGATCGGAGCGCAGGACATTTCGTTCCAGTCCATGAGCGACAAGGTCAAGCGCTACTCCGGCATTGTGCTGAAAGATCCCGCAGTCGACACGATGGCTGGTTTTACGGGTGGGGGGTCCGCTCTGAACCAGGGCCGGTTTTTCATATCGCTGAAACCGCTGGAGCAGCGCGGCCCATGCCATAAGCAACATTTCTGGGAAGCCTGCCACTACGTGACTGCCGACGATGTAATCAATCGCCTGCGCGGTAAACTGGCGGTGGTGCCGGGGGCAACACTAATCTTGCAGTCGCAACAGGAGCTCAGCATTGGCGGACGTTGGGGTAACGCACAGTATCAATACACTCTACAGAGTGCGAACCTCGACGACCTGAACAACTGGGCGCCGCGCTTGCTGCTGAAACTCAAGACCCTGCCGGAACTGCGCGACCAGAATTCAGACCAGCAGGATAAAGGATTGCAGGCTAAGCTGGTGATTGACCGCGACACCGCCAGCCGGCTGGGCATCAACGCTGCAACTCTGGACAATGCGCTCTACGATGCATTCGGACAACGGCAGGTTTCGACCATGTACCGGCCGCTGAATCAGTATCACGTTGTCATGGAGGTTGCACCGCAATTCCAGCAGACTCCCGAGGCGCTGCAGAATATCTATTTGCGGTCGACGGCTGGGACGCCGGTTCCGCTGGCGGCGTTTACACATTACGAGCCGTCGAATACGCCCCTGGCGGTGAATCATCAGGGTCAGCTGCCTTCAGTTACCATCTCGTTCAATCTGGCGCCGGGGATTTCTCTCGGGCAAGCGACGGATGCCATTGAGCAAGCGGAACGCACGATCGGCTTTCCGCCGAGCATCCAAGCTAGTTTTCAAGGAACGGCGGCGGCATTCCAGGATTCGCGCTCCAATATGCTGATCCTGATCCTCACCGCACTGGGCGCCGTCTACATTGTGCTGGGCATGCTTTACGAGAGCTATATTCATCCCATTACGATCCTGTCGACGATACCGTCTGCGGGCGTAGGTGCGCTGCTGGCGCTGCTCTTGACGCATAACGAGCTCAACGTGATTGGCATGATCGGCATCATCCTGCTGATTGGGCTGGTGAAGAAGAACGCCATCATGATGATCGATGTAGCGCTCGATGTGGAGCGCTCGCAGGGAAAAAAACCAGTGGAGGCGATTTATGACGCCTGCATTTTGCGTTTCCGACCGATCATGATGACGACGATGGCAGCGCTGCTGGGCGGGCTGCCGCTGGCTCTGGGCACTGGCACCGGCTCGGAACTGCATCGCCCTTTGGGAATCACGATTGTCGGGGGATTGGCGGTGAGTCAACTGTTGACGTTGTTCACCACGCCGGTGGTTTATGTGTATCTGGACCGGCTCAGATTGGCCTTGCGGGGGGGCAAGGAGAACTTGAGGCCGGAAGCGTCGACGCATGGCGATGTGCATCCCAGTCCGGCGGTTTGA
- a CDS encoding 3-oxoacyl-[acyl-carrier-protein] synthase III C-terminal domain-containing protein yields MKIASAASAFPKHYFSQKFLLEKLQEYWGEQLKSPQLLARLHRNVTVEGRYLAMLPEKYYEITNWGRANDIWIEVAQELGEQALCRALHHAGLDASALGALFFTSVTGISSPSIDALLINRMGLPANIKRVPIFGLGCVAGAAGIARAADYVRAYPSQAAALVSVELCSLTIQRDDLSVANLISSGLFADGSAAVIVTGDDLKATGPEIVATRSVFYPGTEEMMGWKVTEKGFRITLSPEVPTLIREHLGHDMDAFLADHGHQRADIGSWVLHTGGPKVLEATAAALDLHDGQLDASWDCLKRVGNLSSASVLVVLEDVMKNRRPEPGTLGVLAAMGPGFCSELVLLRW; encoded by the coding sequence ATGAAAATTGCCAGCGCCGCGAGCGCCTTCCCTAAACATTATTTTTCCCAGAAATTCCTGCTGGAAAAGCTACAGGAGTACTGGGGCGAGCAACTGAAAAGTCCGCAACTGCTGGCGCGGTTGCATCGCAACGTCACGGTGGAAGGCCGCTATCTCGCGATGCTTCCCGAGAAATATTACGAGATCACCAATTGGGGACGGGCGAATGACATCTGGATCGAGGTGGCGCAGGAGTTGGGAGAGCAGGCGCTCTGCCGCGCTCTGCACCATGCGGGGCTGGATGCAAGCGCGCTGGGCGCGCTCTTTTTTACCTCCGTCACGGGAATCTCGAGCCCCTCGATTGACGCGTTGCTCATCAATCGCATGGGGCTGCCGGCAAATATCAAGCGGGTGCCGATTTTTGGATTGGGTTGCGTGGCCGGGGCGGCGGGAATTGCCCGCGCGGCGGATTATGTGCGCGCTTATCCCTCGCAGGCGGCGGCACTGGTTTCGGTCGAACTGTGCTCCCTCACCATTCAACGCGACGATCTCTCGGTGGCGAACCTGATTTCTTCGGGACTGTTCGCCGACGGCTCGGCGGCGGTGATTGTTACGGGGGACGATCTGAAGGCGACCGGACCGGAGATTGTGGCGACGCGATCGGTTTTTTACCCCGGCACCGAAGAAATGATGGGATGGAAAGTGACTGAGAAGGGATTTCGCATCACGCTCTCGCCGGAAGTGCCGACGCTGATTCGCGAACACCTCGGGCATGACATGGACGCATTTCTTGCCGACCACGGCCACCAGCGCGCCGACATTGGAAGCTGGGTGCTGCACACGGGGGGGCCGAAGGTGCTGGAAGCGACAGCTGCAGCGCTCGATCTGCATGACGGGCAACTCGATGCTTCCTGGGATTGTCTGAAGAGAGTCGGGAACCTGTCGTCGGCGTCGGTGCTGGTGGTGCTGGAAGATGTGATGAAGAACCGGCGTCCGGAACCGGGGACGCTGGGCGTGTTGGCGGCAATGGGTCCGGGATTCTGCTCGGAGCTGGTACTTTTGCGATGGTGA
- a CDS encoding FAD-dependent monooxygenase → MLESTEENSTDVFVIGGGPAGLAAAIAARQQGFRVMVADGAQPPIDKACGEGLMPDGLAALERLGVRLPMSDAFPFRGIRFLNARLSADAAFPAGERGLAVRRTSLHRVMIERAEQMGAELLWRTAVTGIPPHGVQLGKRIVRARWIVGADGSNSRVRRWAGLDRFSGPRLRYAFRRHYRVAPWSDHMEVYWGDRCQGYATGVGPEQVCVALASHDPSLRMEEGLRGLPELGARLRGAETVSAEQGAITGNRRLKRIWRGNVALIGDASGTVDAIAGEGLGLAFTQAVVLTESLRSGNLASYESAHRRLALRPRIMARLMLTLDGRPWLQQRTLRVFQKHPETFQRLVAMHVGALPPRQLVWDGLTLGWGLLSA, encoded by the coding sequence GTGCTGGAATCGACTGAAGAAAATTCGACCGATGTATTCGTGATTGGCGGCGGACCGGCGGGACTGGCCGCGGCAATCGCGGCGCGACAGCAGGGATTTCGCGTGATGGTTGCCGATGGCGCGCAGCCGCCGATCGATAAGGCATGCGGCGAAGGCCTGATGCCGGACGGATTGGCGGCACTGGAGCGACTGGGGGTCCGGTTGCCGATGAGCGACGCCTTTCCATTTCGCGGCATTCGATTTCTAAATGCGAGACTGTCGGCGGATGCGGCCTTCCCTGCCGGTGAGCGCGGTCTGGCGGTGCGCCGCACTTCCCTGCATCGCGTGATGATCGAACGTGCGGAACAGATGGGCGCCGAGTTGCTGTGGCGAACGGCGGTGACTGGAATCCCGCCGCATGGAGTTCAGCTCGGGAAGAGGATCGTGCGCGCGCGCTGGATCGTGGGAGCGGATGGGAGCAATTCGCGAGTGCGGCGCTGGGCGGGCCTTGACCGTTTTTCTGGGCCTCGACTTCGATATGCATTTCGACGGCATTATCGCGTGGCACCGTGGAGCGATCACATGGAGGTCTATTGGGGCGATCGCTGCCAGGGATACGCCACGGGTGTGGGCCCGGAGCAGGTCTGCGTGGCGCTGGCTTCGCACGATCCGAGTCTGCGCATGGAGGAGGGTCTGCGGGGGCTGCCGGAACTCGGTGCGCGGTTGCGCGGAGCTGAGACCGTTTCTGCCGAGCAAGGCGCCATCACGGGAAACCGCCGGCTGAAGCGCATCTGGAGAGGCAACGTCGCGCTGATTGGAGATGCGTCGGGGACGGTGGATGCGATTGCCGGCGAGGGGCTCGGATTGGCGTTCACTCAGGCCGTTGTGCTGACGGAATCTTTACGGAGTGGAAATTTGGCGAGCTACGAGAGTGCGCATCGCCGGCTGGCATTGCGGCCGCGAATCATGGCGCGACTGATGCTTACGCTGGATGGGCGTCCGTGGCTCCAGCAGCGCACGCTGCGGGTATTCCAGAAGCATCCGGAGACCTTTCAGCGGTTGGTGGCGATGCATGTGGGGGCCTTGCCACCCCGGCAACTGGTCTGGGACGGGCTGACACTGGGGTGGGGGCTATTGTCGGCATAG
- a CDS encoding beta-propeller fold lactonase family protein: MLKKAAAVLAICASMATWVGCASTSSHYLYASSPTANQIFAYREDPNAGVLTQLAGSPISAGQSVSALAMHPSGKFLYAVNSGEDDVSVYAISASGALTEAAGRTPVGTAPTLLALDGANGFLYVGNSGSFSISVFSINSSTGLLTAVGNPFPIGLVPINMKLSPSGGVLYVAGGGNPGIIEAFGLSQGVPCTVGSACYVPNSPFYTGNSPYGMAVSASGGFLYTANKVDASISEFAINSDGSLTEISGSPIGETYGGPISLLIDKSGTYLYVANQGSTNLGGYSIGADGTITLLTTSPFGTGASPSVLATDPGGKFLFVGSGSSIQSFSLDTSDGVLTSVETYSVTSPNSIAITP; this comes from the coding sequence ATGCTAAAGAAAGCGGCGGCTGTGCTTGCGATTTGCGCAAGCATGGCCACATGGGTAGGATGTGCTTCGACCAGCAGTCATTACCTGTATGCTTCTTCCCCCACGGCGAATCAGATTTTCGCTTATCGTGAGGATCCGAATGCGGGTGTGCTCACACAGTTAGCGGGAAGTCCCATAAGCGCGGGGCAGTCCGTGTCAGCGCTCGCGATGCATCCCTCGGGAAAATTCCTGTATGCCGTGAATTCAGGCGAGGACGATGTGTCGGTGTACGCAATTTCAGCCAGCGGCGCTTTGACGGAAGCGGCGGGACGCACGCCGGTAGGCACGGCTCCGACGCTGCTGGCCCTGGACGGCGCGAACGGGTTTCTTTACGTAGGCAATTCCGGCTCCTTCAGCATTTCCGTTTTTTCCATCAATTCGAGCACAGGCCTTCTGACCGCCGTGGGCAATCCTTTTCCGATTGGCCTGGTTCCGATTAACATGAAACTGTCGCCTTCGGGCGGAGTTCTCTATGTCGCGGGCGGTGGGAACCCGGGGATCATTGAAGCCTTCGGCCTGAGCCAAGGTGTGCCGTGCACGGTGGGATCAGCTTGTTACGTGCCGAATTCGCCGTTCTATACAGGAAATAGCCCCTACGGAATGGCGGTCTCGGCAAGCGGTGGGTTTCTCTACACTGCCAATAAGGTGGACGCTTCTATTTCGGAATTCGCAATCAACTCCGATGGATCGCTCACTGAAATTTCGGGTTCTCCGATCGGAGAGACTTACGGAGGTCCGATTTCACTTCTCATCGATAAGTCGGGAACGTATCTGTACGTAGCCAATCAGGGATCGACGAACCTTGGAGGCTATTCGATCGGCGCCGATGGCACCATCACCCTGCTGACAACTTCGCCGTTTGGTACGGGGGCGAGTCCGAGTGTATTGGCCACCGACCCAGGCGGGAAATTCCTGTTTGTCGGTAGCGGCTCGTCAATTCAATCGTTTAGTCTCGATACCAGCGACGGAGTGCTGACTTCGGTGGAAACCTATTCGGTGACGAGTCCGAATTCCATTGCGATTACGCCTTAG